In Candidatus Kapaibacterium thiocyanatum, the DNA window GGCCACGGACGGCTGCAGGAAGAAGGGGACGTCGCTGCCCAGAGACGAGGCCATCGCCAGTAGTGCGGCATCGTCGGCAGGGAAGTTCCAGAACCTGTTCAGACCGACGAGGGTCGTCGCTGCATCACTGCTTCCTCCGCCGAGTCCACCGCCGGTCGGTATCTGTTTCGCAACCGTTATCTTTGCCCCCTGTCCGTGTGCGGACGGCAAGGATCCCAGGGTATGGGCGGCGCGAGCTGCCAGGTTGTCATCCGGACGGTCGGTTACGGCTGGTTCACAGACGACTTCGATTCCATCGGCAGGATGGATGGATATCTCATCGTGGAGATCGATGGCAATGAAGAGCGAATTGATGTCGTGGTAGCCATCGTCGCGTTTGCGGAGCACTTCGAGTCCGAGGTTGATTTTCGCGCAGGCGCGTAGCCGTAATCCGTTCATGCATTTGGCCGTGTAGGAGAGAGAACCCGCGAATTTATGTCCGACTCAGCACAGATCACGTACGGCAACGAACTTGCCCGCAAGGGCATCCACATAACGTCGCTGCTCATTCCGATCATCTATCTGCAGATATCCCGCCCGGCGGCCTTGTGGATCCTGGTGCCGATGATGGTGGTGGCGATCCTCATCGACATGCTGATGCACTATCACGAGCCCACCCGGGCCCTGATGCTCAGGCTGTTCGGATCGCTGCTGCGCGACCATGAACTGCGTACCGACAGGCTCCTGCTGAACGGTGCCTCGTGGGTGTTGATCGCCGCCACGCTGATGGTCCTGCTCTTCCCGAAGGTTATCGCCGTTACTGCCTTCTCCATCCTCATCATTTCCGATACGTTCGCTGCCCTCGTCGGCAGGAGGTTCGGAACGAGACCATTCCTGGACAAGAGTGTCGTCGGGACCATGACCTTCATCCTGACCGCCATCGTCGTCGTGGGTGTCTATGCGGCCATCTATTCCCTGCCCTGGACGTATGTGGCCTCCGGTGCCATCGGTGCCGTGCTGGGCGGTGTGGCCGAGGCGGGATCGATCAGACTGAAACTCGACGACAACATTTCCATTCCCTTCAGTATTGCCATCACCATGCTGGTTCTCGGCATCGCCGTCGAAGCCCAGGGACTGCCAGCCTTCATCGGAGCGCTCTCATGAGCATGAATGCCGGTACCAAATGGTTCATCACCATTCTTCTCGGTCTGTCCCTCGGATTGGCGGCCCTGTTCGTCTGGCACCGCAGTTCCGTGAACGACGTCGAGGGGTTCTACGCCGTGGCCGATTCGTTGCTCGATGTCGGTGACTCGGAAGCTGCGGCCATCTACTTCGTGAAGGTCGAAGCCTACGATACGACGAAGATCCTGCGCTCGGCGGAACGCATCGCACAGAGCATCATCATGTCGCCGAAGCTGAATCCCGGACGCAAGCGTACGATGCTGTTTCACTTCTTCAAGCCGGGCGATACCGCCGGTCTTTCACCGGTGGAACTGGACGAGCTGGCCTATACACATCCCGAGAT includes these proteins:
- a CDS encoding 4-(cytidine 5'-diphospho)-2-C-methyl-D-erythritol kinase, giving the protein MNGLRLRACAKINLGLEVLRKRDDGYHDINSLFIAIDLHDEISIHPADGIEVVCEPAVTDRPDDNLAARAAHTLGSLPSAHGQGAKITVAKQIPTGGGLGGGSSDAATTLVGLNRFWNFPADDAALLAMASSLGSDVPFFLQPSVALVQGRGDVITTIDIDLPFVVVLVVPGIHVSTPWAYSTLGITGEQPATDLIRSLRQSIDDHQDMSHHFRNDFEPVVFAQHHVLSSIKQRFYEKGAAYASMSGSGSTMYGLYTDVDKARTAASAFGNMAVYICSPVNDSFVTSQ